From Apteryx mantelli isolate bAptMan1 chromosome 30, bAptMan1.hap1, whole genome shotgun sequence, the proteins below share one genomic window:
- the ANO8 gene encoding anoctamin-8, whose amino-acid sequence MPEPPAAAQDGERPRRAPVGEERAEPAAPAGVLDKLFGKRLLQAGRYIMSHKAWMKTVPTENCDVLMTFPDTTDDHTLLWLLNHIRLGIPELIVQVRHHKHTRVYAFFVTATYESLLRGADEIGLRKPVKAEFGGGMRSFSCEEDYIYENIENELYFFTSQERQNIIRYWLENLRAKQGESLHNIHFLEGQPIIPELAARGVIQQVFPLHEQRILKRLMKSWVQAVCEAQPLDEICDYFGVKIAMYFAWLGFYTSAMVYPAVFGSILYTFTESEQTSQDICCVVFAIFNVIWATLFLEEWKRRGAEFAYKWGTLDTPAESIEEPRPQFRGIKRISPVTSAEEFYYPPWKRLLFQCLVSLPVCLFCLSFVFLIMLGCFQLQEFVLSIKELPRIIRFLPKIVLAVIVTACDEVYKKIAYWLNDMENYRLQSAYEKHLIIKIVLFQFVNSYLSLFYIGFYLKDMERLKEMLATLLITRQFLQNVKEVSQPHLYRRLRRGELSLRGLRELCHAVLRLLARPGPGPGPASRRGPAPPGPAPPAAEEAPRGEKKCLNGGCGVPEEEEEEEEGRRESDSEDESALDCGLKLKKVSFIEKAERRGGGGGEPGGAEDDSFLEEGSPTMVEKGMDPASVFELCEDEEEAEGPPGSPARVPEPAATLRAGRRRRAAESREEEEGEEEGRRQNRASWIDPPEEDYSTQLTQAEVESCMKKYEDTFQDYQEMFIQFGYVVLFSSAFPLAAMCALVNNVIEIRSDAFKLCTGLQRPFGQRVESIGQWQKVMEAMGVLAIVVNCYLIAQCGQLQRLFPWLSPEGAIISVVVLEHFALFLKYVIQVAIPDIPAWVAEEMAKLEYQRREAFKKHERQAQHHFQQQQRRKREEEERQRHAEYQARKERESSRDEAKAEAAGQDPAHDKSQSKGKGSGTSSHASDKPKRPSSLLATNNVMKLKQIIPLQGKFLSGGAGAAGTAAARSPQSPTGSDNKLPGFLSFKFLKSPETKRDAGTEKVQSPTKPFNPGKLFNFGKSEGAGGNGAAAAASPQPRPGPSSDAGEKPAPSKSHLNGVPDEGGREEPELRAEEESGGYKL is encoded by the exons ATAAACTCTTCGGGAAGCGGCTGCTCCAGGCCGGGCGCTACATCATGTCCCACAAAGCCTGGATGAAGACGGTGCCCACGGAGAACTGCGACGTGCTCATGACCTTCCCGG ACACCACCGACGACCACACGCTGCTCTGGCTCCTCAACCACATCCGCCTGGGCATCCCCGAGCTCATCGTGCAGGTGCGGCACCACAAGCACACCCGCGTCTACGCCTTCTTCGTCACCGCCACCTACGAGAG CCTGCTGCGCGGGGCCGACGAGATCGGGCTGCGGAAGCCGGTGAAGGCCGAGTTCGGCGGCGGCATGCGCAGCTTCTCCTGCGAGGAGGACTACATCTACGAGAACATCGAGAACGAGCTTTACTTCTTCACCTCTCAG GAACGGCAGAACATCATCAGGTACTGGCTGGAGAACCTGCGGGCGAAGCAGGGCGAGTCGCTGCACAACATCCACTTCCTGGAGGGGCAGCCCATCA TCCCGGAGCTGGCCGCCCGCGGCGTCATCCAGCAGGTCTTCCCGCTGCACGAGCAGAGGATCCTCAAGCGGCTCATGAAGTCTTGGGTGCAGGCGGTGTGCGAGGCCCAGCCGCTCG ACGAGATCTGCGACTACTTTGGCGTGAAGATCGCCATGTACTTCGCCTGGCTGGGCTTCTACACCTCGGCCATGGTGTACCCCGCCGTCTTCGGCTCCATCCTCTACACCTTCACCGAGAGCGAGCAG acCAGCCAGGATATCTGCTGCGTGGTCTTCGCCATCTTCAACGTCATCTGGGCCACGCTCTTCCTGGAGGAGTGGAAGCGCCGCGGCGCCGAGTTCGCCTACAAGTGGGGGACGCTGGACACCCCGGCCGAGTCCATCGAGGAGCCCCGGCCCCAGTTCAGG GGCATTAAGAGGATCAGTCCCGTGACCAGTGCCGAGGAGTTTTACTACCCGCCGTGGAAGCGCCTGCTCTTCCAGTGCCTGGTCAGCCTGCCCGTCTGCCTCTTCTGCCTCTCCTTCGTCTTCCTCATCATGCTGGGCTGCTTCCAGCTCCAG GAGTTTGTGCTGAGCATCAAGGAGCTGCCCCGAATCATCCGCTTCCTGCCCAAGATCGTCCTGGCCGTCATCGTCACGGCCTGCGACGAGGTTTACAAGAAGATCGCGTACTGGCTCAACGACATGG AAAACTACCGCCTGCAGAGTGCCTACGAGAAACACCTCATCATTAAAATAGTCCTG TTTCAGTTTGTAAATTCATACCTGAGTCTTTTCTACATCGGTTTCTACCTCAAGGACATGGAGCGGCTGAAGGAG ATGCTGGCCACGCTGCTCATCACGCGCCAGTTCCTGCAGAACGTCAAGGAGGTGTCGCAGCCCCACCTGTACCGGCGGCTGCGCCGCGGCGAGCTGAGCCTCCGCGGCCTCCGCGAGCTCTGCCACGCCGTCCTCCGCCTgctcgcccgccccggccccggccccggccccgcatcccgccgcggccctgcgcccccgggccccgcgcccccggccgccgAGGAGGCGCCGCGGGGCGAGAAGAAGTGTCTCAACGGGGGCTGCGGGGtgcccgaggaggaggaggaggaggaggaagggcggCGCGAGTCCGACTCGGAGGACGAGAGCGCCCTTGACTGCGGGCTCAAGCTGAAGAAGGTGAGCTTCATCGAGaaggcggagcggcgcggcggcggcggcggtgagcCCGGCGGCGCCGAGGACGACAGCTTCCTCGAGGAGGGCAGCCCCACCATGGTGGAGAAGGGCATGGACCCCGCCTCCGTCTTCGAGCTCtgcgaggacgaggaggaggccGAAGGCCCCCCCGGCAGCCCTGCCAGGGTGCCGGAGCCAGCCGCCACCCTGCGCGCGGgccggaggaggagggcggccgagagccgggaggaggaggagggcgaggaggaaggcaggAGGCAGAACCGGGCCTCCTGGATCGACCCGCCAGAGGAGGACTACTCCACGCAGCTGACGCAGGCTGAGGTGGAGAGCTGCATGAAGAAGTACGAG GACACCTTCCAGGACTACCAGGAGATGTTCATCCAGTTCGGCTACGTGGTGCTCTTCTCCTCCGCCTTCCCCCTGGCCGCCATGTGCGCCCTGGTGAACAACGTCATCGAGATCCGCAGCGACGCCTTCAAGCTGTGCACGGGGCTCCAGCGCCCCTTCGGCCAGCGGGTCGAGAGCATCGGGCAGTGGCAG AAGGTGATGGAGGCCATGGGCGTCCTGGCCATCGTGGTGAACTGCTACCTGATCGCCCAGTGCGGCCAGCTGCAGCGCCTCTTCCCCTGGCTCAGCCCCGAGGGAGCCATCATCTCCGTGGTGGTGCTGGAG CACTTCGCCCTCTTCCTGAAATACGTCATCCAAGTGGCCATCCCCGACATCCCCGCCTGGGTGGCCGAGGAGATGGCCAAGCTGGAGTACCAGCGCCGCGAGGCCTTCAAG AAGCACGAGCGCCAGGCGCAGCATcacttccagcagcagcagcggcgcaagcgggaggaggaggagcggcaGCGGCACGCCGAGTACCAGGCCCGCAAGGAGCGCGAGTCCAGCCGCGACGAGGCCAAGGCCGAGGCCGCCGGGCAGGACCCGGCCCACGACAAGAGCCAGAGCAAGGGCAAAGGCTCCGGCACCTCCTCGCACGCCTCCGACAAGCCCAAGAGACCCAGCTCCCTCCTGGCCACCAACAACGTCATGAAACTGAAGCAGATCATCCCTTTGCAGGGCAAGTTCCTctccgggggggccggggccgccggcacgGCCGCGGCCAGGTCCCCCCAGTCCCCCACCGGCAGCGATAACAAGCTCCCCGGCTTCCTCAGCTTCAAGTTCCTCAAATCGCCCGAGACTAAGAGGGACGCGGGGACCGAGAAGGTCCAGTCGCCCACCAAGCCGTTCAACCCCGGCAAGCTCTTCAACTTCGGCAAGTCCGAAGGGGCCGGGGGCaacggcgccgcggccgccgcctcgccccagccccggcccgggccctcctCGGACGCGGGCGAGAAACCGGCCCCCAGCAAGTCCCATCTCAACGGGGTGCCGGACGAGGGGGGCCGCGAGGAGCCGGAGCTCCGGgcggaggaggagagcggaggcTACAAACTCTGA